DNA from Rubripirellula lacrimiformis:
ACTGGTCGATTGGAACATGCCAGAAATGGATGGTCTTGAATTCATCAAGTCGGTTCGGCGCCAAGCAGAGCATCGCGATTTGCCGATGATGATGGTAACGACTGAATGCGAAATGGATCGTATGGCATTGGCCTTCGTGGCCGGCGTCAACGAATATGTAATGAAGCCGTTCACAATTGAGGTGATTCAGTCCAAGTTGGAGCTACTGGGGATCGGGGTCTTTCAATGAGTGAAGCAAGGAAAATTCGCGTCTTGATTGTGGATGATTCTACAGTCATTCGACGCTTGCTGACCCAGGTCCTGGCTGATGACCCGAATATCGAAGTTGTTGGGACCGCACCGAACGGTAGGATCGCTCTGGCGAAGATACCGAATTTGAAGCCAGACGTTGTGACATTGGATATTGAAATGCCCGAAATGGACGGGCTGCAAACCTTGACAGAACTGCGGAAGATCGACCGAAAATTGCCGGTGATCATGTTTAGCACGCTGACACATCGCGGTGCTGAAGGAACGCTTGATGCCCTCGAACGAGGTGCTAACGACTATGTCGGTAAGCCTGCAAACGTAGGGAGTGTTACCGAAGGGATCGCGAAGGTCAGGGGCGAAATGGTTCCGAAAATCAAGGGATTGTGCTCTTGGTTTCAAGATCATCTGCAATTGGCACGGGCTACTCAGAGATCCGCCCAGGCCTCCTCTGGTCCAGAGGCGACTGGATTGGGGAATGCGTTATTGGACAGTTGCAGTTCGCCAACCTTTCGGCGGACTCCAAAGCAACGTGTGGACGTGATTGCGATCGGTGTGTCCACCGGTGGCCCAAATGCTCTTGCACAGGTGCTTCCAAGCTTACCCGCGGACCTACCTGTTCCGGTCGTGATCGTGCAGCATATGCCGCCAGTCTTTACGAAGCATTTGGCGGATCGTTTGAATACAAAGTGCTCGGTGACGGTTGCAGAAGCAAAAGCTGGCGATTCGCTCCAGCCTGGAACTGTGTGGATCGCACCGGGTGACTTTCACATGACCGTTAAGGCTGTGGGGGCATCGCATCGAGTTGTGCTCGACCAGTCGGCGCCGGTGAACTCATGCCGTCCTGCCGTCGATGTACTTTTCCAAAGTGTCGCGTCCAATTTCGGTCCAGGAACGTTAGCTTGCATTCTGACGGGGATGGGATCGGATGGACTCCAAGGATGCCGCGATGTTGCAAAGGCGGGCGGTCATATCATCGCGCAAGATCGCGAAACCTCTGTCGTATGGGGAATGCCGGCTGCGGTGACCAATGCCGGCTTGGCACATCAGGTTCTTTCGCTGCAGCGAGTCGGAGCTGAGCTTACCAAACACGCAATGCACGGTCGGAACAAACTTACTCTCGTGAAATCAGGGGCCTAATTCATGAGCACAGCAACATTTTCTTTCTCGGACGCTGACTTCGCAGCTATCGCCAAACTTGTTAGCGAGCGATCCGCCATCGTTGTTGAAGCGAACAAAGCTTATTTGGTCGAATCTCGGCTGGGGCCGGTCGCAAGGGAGAATGGATTATCCTCGATCAGCGAATTGGTCGAAAAACTCCATCGTCCAGGAAGCCGACATCTTGAAGAACAAATCATCGATGCGATGACTACAAACGAGACTAGCTTCTATCGAGACGCCTATCCCTTTGACTTGCTCAAGAGCAAAATCATTCCAGAATTGATTGAAAAGCGAAGCAAGACGAAGCGATTGACGTTTTGGTCCAACGCGTGTTCGAGCGGTCAAGAGGCCTACTCGATTGCGATGCTGATTCGTGAAACATTTCCCAAGCTGATGGACTGGGATATACGCATTCGAGCCACCGACCTGTCAAGCCAAGTGCTTGAACGTGCACGAACAGGCATCTTCAACCAGTCGGAAGTCAGTCGAGGTCTGCCGATGCAATTGCTGATGAAATATTTTCATCGCCAAGGCGTTCACTGGCAAATTAGCGATGACATCCGAAAAATGGTGAAGTTCGACACAGTGAATTTGATTGAGCGTTGGCCGGCGTCGCTGAGTTCCATCGATGTCGTATTCTTACGAAACGTGCTGATCTATTTCAGCCCGGACACCAAACGCGAGATATTGTCCAACGTTAGGCAACGGATTTGCGACGATGGCTGCCTGTTCTTAGGTGGTTCCGAGAACACGATGAACTTAACCACCGAATTTCGACGTGTCCAAATCGACCGCGCGGTTTGTTACGAACCGGTTTAGTCCGCTCCCTGATGGTCCTCGTTTAAGCAATCTCATGAATTCAAAACACCAAATAATGAATACTCAACTCATCGATCCTCAGGACGTCTTTAGCTTGGTTCAAGCAATCTGCGTCAGCATGCTCGATATGGAATGCAAAGAAGCGTCCGATCGCTCACCGCAGCAGTCTCCCCAAGAGAATGCCTGCAACTTTATCGGTTGCGTGCAGATTTACGGTGATTGGAATGGCGCCGTCGAAATTCACACGGACGCCGATTTTGGTCGCAAGGCGGCTGCGAGAATGATGATGATACCCGAGGAAGATATTGCGTTAGACGACATTCAAGATGCGATCGCAGAACTGTCGAATATGGTCGGTGGTAGCCTAAAGGGGATTCTGCCAGGGACGTCATCGCTCTCTCTGCCAAGCGTTGCGAGTGGAGTTGATCTTGGCTTCAAGCTGCAAAACAATGATTCGAGCCAATTGGTTGCTCTTGAATGCGACGGGCAAATGTTTTCGATTGCCATCAAGCATTGCACGCCTAGTGTCCTTGCTGGAATGCTCCCCAAAACCTGATCCAGGTGCTATGATAGTCTAGAGCCGAATGCCGCGTGGTTAAGACGCAAGTCGTTCATACTGCTGATCTTCGGGCGGCGTGTCGGGGGCGATGCAGATTGTCGTCCACGATCGGAGGGGCGAAATGCGTTCATAGTAGAATTTCCTGCATCGGGTGAATGATCAGCAAGAAATCCGCCAGACCGGCAGCCCTCCCCCCGTACAAAATCGGTCGTTTTTTATAAAACCACGAAATACCGTTGTCGCCGGTCAATGAAAACCATGGGCCGGGAACGAGTCCTTTCCGAGCCAAGCAAAGAAGACACCTGCGAAATCAGTCAGTGATCGCGGTCGCGGGAGCCGATTGAATGAACGATTCAAGTTGCGTGTCCAGTGCCTGCAAGTCCCAGATCGTGACGTTCGATCGCCCGCGTTCGGTAACCAGGTACCGACCATCGTGACTGTAGGCAAGCGGTCGGCTTTCGGGTTGTCGGTTCAGACCGGGCAACAATCGCAGCGGCGTCTGCTCGGATCGATCCAGAACCAAAGCAGCTCGAGGGTTCAGCGTTTCCGTCGCAATCCGGCTTCCGTCGGGCGAGACCAGAATTTTGGCCAATGAGGGCAACTTCCATTTTGCCAAAGCACTCGATCGCATGCCGACCGATGGTCGGTAGGGGTCGCTCGCGTCGACAACTCTGAAGCCACCACCACGGGTGACCAACCAGCGATGATCATCTGTCTCGATCAGGTCCAACGGAAGTGAATCGAATTCGCCCACTTGTGTTCGCGTTGCCAAGTCAAAGACTCGTGCCAGACCTGGCGTCGACAATCCAACCAACAGCCGTTGCCCATCCTCTGTAAAACGGACGGTGCTGTTGTTGAAATCGGTGGTGAACGTCGCCTGCAGCGAAAAATCGGTAGTCGAATAGACCTGCAACTCTGCGGGCGTGCTATTCAACACCGCCAAATGACCACCATTTTTCGCAACTGCAATGTCCAGTATCCTTGCACCATCCAGATGGACGACTGCTTCGTTCTGCTGGCTTGGCAATTGACCGGGATTCACTTGAAAGACGTTTTGCCAGTCGTGATAGAAGAGGGTGCCATCAGCATCGATCGCAATTTGTGGAAAGTGTTGATCGAAATCGCGGGCAGCTTTCCGTCGAAGCGTGTCGCGATCGAAGACACGAATGCCGCCGGAGTGAGCGACCACCACATCGTCGACCAAAGGACGGATCTCTGCATCAGCCACGCGATGGACATCCATGCCAATTACCTGTTGAACACTCGGCGATGCCAGTCTTCGGATTTCGAATCCATCGGGCGTTTCAAACAAGATTGCCCCCTCTTTTCCAGCGACTGGTGTAACGTCGGATTCGACACGCAGAACTTCCTGGTCCAGCATCGAATGCACACCTTGGTGATACGGCGTTCTCCCGCCCCCACTAGCAGCGTTCCATCGTCACTGTACGTCAACTCGTACAGACCGACCGACTTGCTGGTTTTGTGGGCAACGGCGTCGTTCCACTGCAAATCAAAAATCAACAGCCCGTTCGTGCTGGCAACCGCACCGAAATCGAACACTCGAACGATGTTGGGATGATTCATGAGGGCGGCAGCGGACGCTTCTCGCAGAAAGCGTTCGCGATGCTTGGTGCTGTTTAGCATTCGCGGCAAGACTTTGATTGCCACGACACTGCCCAGCAAGACATGCTCGGCTTGGTAAACAACTCCCATGCCAACGCGGCCGATCACTTTGACGAGTGAGTAATCACCGAGTCTTGACCCCGCACCGATCGAATCGTCGTCGGAATCGAATTCGCCTAGCATGGGGCGTGCGGTGTCCAACAGATCCGCCATCGGCAACAGTTGGCGCAACTTTTCTTCGTGACCGGGGTACATGGGCACAAACGCGTCCAGATCAGGCGCACGCCCACCTCGCTGCAAGGCCAGGTATTCGTCGACGATTGGACCCAGCAAATCGCTCGAGGAATCCTCCATCGGCGTCGGTCCGCCCGGTTCAGAGATCATCCGACCGTGGACGTCACAGCGAGTTGCTGGCGAAAATGCATCAGTGCACGAACGTAGCGATTGCTGGCTGCATTGCTGCTGATGCAGAGTGCAGCAGCAACCTCTGCATTGGACAAATTTTGAAAATGGCGAAGAACCAGCACTTCGCGATCGACTTCCGCCATGTTGGCGAGCACACGCTGGACTTGATCACGTGATTCGATTCTTTGCAAATGCATACTGGGCGACGAAACGTCCGCAGCTAACCCATCCTTCGGATGCTCGCCATTGGATCCGGGACAATCCATGGGCCGTTCGCGTCGGACACTGCGTTTGGCGGCGTGAATGTGCCGACGCTGCAAATCAACCAGCTTCTGTTTCAGCAAGATTCGCAGCCATCCGTCCAGCGGCAATTCGGACTGTTGCAACTCGGGAAGCCGTTGGTCAGCATCCAGAAAAAGCTCTTGGACGACATCCGACGCATCGACCCGCCGTAACATCCGGCCATAGAGCCGTTGATGCACCTGAGCTTTCAGATCGCCACGTCGCGAATCAAACCAACCGCTGAACGCCGTTCGGTCACCCGCCCGGCAACGTTTGATCAGACTGGCGTCGGTCGGCGAGGTCGAAATGGACGTCACACTCTGCTCCCATAAAATCCTGTTCAATACCATCCAGCATTCAGTGTCGTGGATCAGGAAACCAAATGCCACTGAAAAAGCCAGACGGAACGAACTCGGTACGCAGACCGTTGCCGACCGGCCGAAAACCGAAAGTGGCCGCGATCGGCGGCGATTTGTCACGGGCAAGTGATTTTGGCTGATTGTCCGTTGTCGGAACCGACGACATCGCATATCGTTAATAGACGATAAACGATTTGACGTCCGCCAGGTGGTACTCGAAAGGAAATTGAAATGAGCAAAGTTGAAATTTACGACAAGGCGATGTGCTGCTCCACCGGCGTCTGCGGTCCGCAGGTCGATCCCGCGCTGCCGAAGTTTGCCGCGGACTTGGATTGGCTGAAGTCCCAGGGCCACAGCGTCGTGCGGTTCAACCTGTCGCAGAACCCAGCGGAGTATGCCAACCGCGAACTGGTCAAACAAATGCTGGCGGACGAAGGCGTCGAATGTTTGCCGTTGGTGATTGTGGACGACCGCGTGGTTAGCCGCAGCGAATATCCATCTCGCCAGAATCTTGCGTTGTGGACGGGCACGGCAACCCAACCGAAAGCCGGGCTTCCGATGGCAGATGGCGGCGGATGCTGTGGCGGCAACACGGGCTGCTGCTAATACAACAACGATCCATGTCTTTGGAGACAAACGATGCAGTTCCTCAGCACTCCCACACGCAACCTGTTCTTCACGGGCAAAGGCGGCGTCGGCAAAACTTCGATGGCCTGTGCGACCGCGGTCCAATTGGCGGATCGCGGATTGCGAGTTTTGTTGGTATCGACCGACCCAGCATCGAACCTGGATGAAGTGCTTGGCACGCCGTTGTCGAACGATCCGACTGCGATTGAGTCCGTGCCGAACTTAATGGCGATGAACATCGATCCCGAAGCGGCGGCCCGCGAATATCGCGAACGGATGGTCGGTCCGTATCGTGGCGTGTTGCCGGATGCGGCCGTTGCCAGCATGGAGGAACAGTTTTCGGGTTCTTGCACGCTGGAAATCGCAGCCTTCGATGAATTCGCAAAGTTGTTGGGCGACAAACAGGCGACCAGCCAGTTTGACCACGTGATCTTCGACACGGCTCCCACCGGTCATACGTTGCGATTGCTGACGTTGCCATCGGCATGGTCTGGATTCATGGACGACAACACTTCGGGAACGTCTTGCCTAGGACCGCTTGCGGGTCTGCAGGCACAACAGGCGATCTACAAGCAAACGGTCCTTGCACTTGGCGACGCCGCGGTGACGACGTTGGTGCTGGTGACGCGACCAGAACCATCTGCGTTTCGCGAAGCCCAGCGGACCAGTCAAGAACTGCGCACCCTTGGCGTCGACAATCAACACTTGATTATCAACGGAGTCTTCAAGAGCCAGACGCCAAGCGATGCGATCTCGGTCGCCATGCAGAGCCGAGGCGACGAAGCCGTGGCAGGCATGCCCACGGAGATTAGTGAACTGCCACGAACCACGATCCCGTTGGCGAGCGCTGGATTGATGGGCGTTGATTCACTGCGCCAGGTCGGGCAAGCGTCGCAGGAGACCAACGAAGTTCCGGTCAATGTCGTGGATGTGGATTCCTACCCAGCCGGACTCGGTTCGTTGATCGACGAACTAGCGGCCGTCGGCCACGGCGTCATCCTGGCGATGGGCAAGGGCGGCGTCGGCAAAACGACTGTCGCCGCGGCGGTTGCCGTCGCGTTGGCCGAGCGTGGTTTGGACGTGCATCTATCGACGACGGATCCGGCGGCTCACATCGCTGCCACGATCGCAGCGGACGAAATCGCCGGCCTGACAGTAGGCCGCATCGACCCGGCCCAGGAAACGGCCGACTACACCAGCGAAGTGCTTCAGAACGCGGGACGTGATCTGGATGCCGAAGGCAGAGCGTTGTTAGAGGAAGATTTGCGTTCGCCGTGCACCGAAGAAATCGCGGTGTTCCGTGCTTTCGCCAAAGCGGTGTCCGAGGGCAAGGATCGATTTGTCGTTTTGGATACCGCACCGACCGGGCACACGGTTCTGTTGCTCGATTCGGCGCTGGCCTATCACCGTGAAGTGTCGCGGCAATCCCAACAGATCACCGAGTCGGTGCAGGAATTGTTGCCACGACTGCGTGACCCGAATTTCACACGGGTGTTGGTCGTGACGCTTCCCGAGGCAACGCCGGTCCACGAAGCGGCCAAGTTACAAGAGGATCTGCGACGAGCAGAGATTGAACCATTCGCATGGGTCATCAACCAGAGCCTGGTGCCACTGGACGTCACCGATCCGACACTGCGGCGTCGTCAACAACACGAACTGCCGTTTATCGACGAAGTGAAATCCACACTTGCCAAACGCGTCGCACTGGTCCCTTGGCAAAGTGAACCGCCGACCGGACGAACGCAACTTCAAAAGTTGACGCAACAGACCGCCACCGAAAGATGAACCTGCGGGGTTGTCCGGCCTCTGTCAGTTGTGCCCGATCGAAACCATTGCATAGGTCAAAATTTGCCGCTCGAAGCGATCCTGAATGTTAATTGAGGGCAATAGTTAGGCCTATGACCTTGGGCAAGACATTCACGACTGCACGGAAGAGTAAAATGGGGCAATATTTACCTGGCACACGTTTCGTAAGAAATCGATTTCAGCGAGGTATGCTGCTGGCTAACAATCGCAAACGCCTCCTGTTGGCTGCCATGATTGTTGGAACCGCAGTCCCCAGCGTTGCCAATGCCCAGTCACCCACAGGTGGCAACATTGTCGCTGGTGCGGGCGTGATCGATAACAGCATTGCGAATCTGACCAATATCACCACGACGACGGATCGCGCCGTCATCAACTGGTCGGACTTTTCCGTTGGGCAAGGTCACACGGTTAACTTCGATCAGATCCATTCCAATTCAGCGGTCTTGAACAAGGTCGTCTCCGGCGCCCCTCAGTCGCTGATCAACGGTGCGATCACTTCCAACGGGAACGTCTTCGTGTCGAACGCCAGTGGCGTGGTGATCGGATCCACCGGCACGATCAACACGAACGGTTTCACCGCGACGACGTTGGACATTTCCAACGAACGTTTCATGAGCGGAAATCTGTCGTTTTCGGGCAGTTCGTCGGCCGCCATCACGAACAACGGATTGATCTCTACCGGCGCTGGTGGAGCCCACCTGATCGCATCGCAGGTTTTCAACAACGGAACCATCGAATCGACCGGCACCATCAACTTGGCGACTGGCGGTCGTCTGAAGATGGCTGGCGGCACCTACATCCAAGCCGACCTCGATACGATCAAGGGCGGGATCGCCGCGGGTGCATCCCTGATCGGCAACAGTGGCACGATCCGAGCGATCGGCGGCCTGAATGTGGGCGGCGAAGTCTATCTAGTCAATCCGAACGGTCGAATCGTCAACGACGCAACCATCACCGCGGCACTGACGAATCCCAGCGGTTCGCAAACCGGTGGCAAGGTTGAAATGCTGGCTTCCACCGAAGCGATCCTGAACCAGGGCACCATTGACGTCAGCGGCACGACCGGCGGACGAGTCGTCGTGACAGGCGAAACCGTTACCTTGGAAGCATCGACGATTGACGCATCCGGCGAACTGGCCGGCGGTGACGTCCGAATCGGCGGCGGCTGGAAAGGGCAAGACGCGGAAATTGCCAATGCAAATCAGACGTCCGTTTCCGCCGACACGGTGATCAGCGCCGACGCCACGGTTCGCGGTGACGCCGGCACGGTCGTGGTATGGGCCGATGGCAACACCGAGTTTTCTGGCCAAATCAACGCCAGGGCGCTGGGGCAAGGCAATGGCGGAAACGCCGAAGTATCCGGGAAAGACCACCTGACCTTCACCGGCAACGCGGACCTGCGATCGGCCAGTGGCCAGTACGGGAACTTGCTGCTGGATCCATCGACCTTCACGATCGATGCGGGGAACGAAGACGCGATTCGAGCCCAGTGGGGATCCAGCGCGTTGACCATCGAAGCGGACAACCTAATCGAAGTCCTATCGGATCTGTTCCCCACCGTATCGTCCGGCGGTGATGAGAAGACGTACGCAGACGGATCCAAAACCGCGCTGACGCTACGCGAGGCCAGCAGCGGCGACGGTGCGGTGAACATCAACATCGCGGCCGAGATCCGTGATTCCCGACAAGGATCCGCTGCGGTCGAATTCAATGCCGGAACCGGCACGTTCACGGTGACCGAAGACGGACGCATCAGCAGTTCGCTGGGCGGGGCTTCAGACGTCACGGTGACCGCCGGCGAAGTCGATGTTGCCGGTGCTAGTTCGATCGACAAGTTGATCGCGACCGGTGACGCAACGGTCGGTTTGGGGACCGGAGCGACCGGCCAACTGAACCTCAGCGATGACGACCTTGCCCATCTATCGGTTGGCGAAATTCAGGCCAGCGACGTCGATATCGAAATGGGCGAATCGGCCAGTGCGATCTCGTCGCTTCACATCGACGCCGACACAGTCAACATCGACCGCTTTGCCGGACGATCGCTGTCGATCAGTTCAGACGACCTGACCATCACCGGTCCGGTTGCGGGCAGTGGGACCTTTCAATTCAACGGCAAGTCCAGCAAGACCATCGGGCTAGGCAGTGCAGCCGGCGATCTGCAATTTTCCAAATCCATCTTGGAAGGAATCACCGGTTTTTGGACCTTTGATATCGGCACCGCTACCGGCCCCGGAAGCGACATCGCGATCGACGACGCAGCATTGAACTTCAATTCAGTCACGCTGCGAGGTTCATCGATTGATATCGACACACTGGAAATCGGAATCAACCTAAAACTGGTCACCGACTTCCTGAACGTGCAGAATCAAATCGTCAAAGCATCCGACAGCGGGACGCTGACTTTCGACACGATGACCAGTTCGCAGAGCATTGGCCTGGGCGATGCAACGGTGGGTGGTTTCAATGTCACCGCCGATGAGTTCGATTTCTTGGGGACCTACAATTACCTGTGGGTGACCGGCGGCAGCGGCGACGTCCGCGCCGACATGGACTTCACCGGCAAGTACGCGACCGGAATCACGATTGATGCGGTTAGCGGGAATGCCTTCATCGACGAAGTGACCACCGACTCTGGTTTCTTCAAGCTGACCAGCGGTGACATCTACGTCGCCAGTGCACTGACCGGTGACGCCGGGAACACGGATCTGCAGTTGTTCTCGGGGTCCAGCAGCATGGCAGTGGCTGCCGCGTCTGCGGGCGTCTGGAACCTGGACAGTAACGAATTCGACCGCATCACGAATTTCGAATCGGTGACATTCCAGAACACCAGCTCGTCGGGCCTGCTGGAAGTGGCCGGCGCCGATTTCGCCAATCCGGTCGACTTTGGCACGATCACGACGGGGGCGGTCAACTTGCTGAGCGACTGGCTGGTCATCAGTGACATCAAAGTTCCCGAAGCCCTTAGCATCTCCGTTTTCGGACCACTGGATATCAACGGTGCGGTCACAACCGAGAACAGCGATAGTTTCCTGACGATCAATGCGGGAAGAGTTTCCAGCACGAGCGGATCGCGAGCAACATCGGTTGGACTCGGCAGTGATTCCACCGGCGCCATTCACTTAAGTGATGCGGAAATCAACAACATCGTCGGGTTCGACACGATCGATGTCGATCACGTTTCGGCATCGACACCCGGCACCACGACGATCAATGCCACGTTCGACAAGAATCTGAAGGTCAGTGGCAGTCGCTCGATCGATGTCACTTCGCTGACCACCACGGGCGGCAGCAACATTGACCTGGCCACCGCCTATCAGTCCGGTGGGACTGGCAATATCGGGACCGACAAGATTGACGTCACCAACATCAATGCCTCGGGCGACATCAAGCTGGACGCCGCTCAGGTCGAGATCAACGGTGTAGCGCAAACCACTCAGGGCGATGTTTTGGTCGACGCGACGCGGACCGCGATCGGCAACGGCACGCAAACCAGCGCCGTCAGTCTGGGCAGTGCAAACGGTTCGACGACCGTCAATACAGAAACCTTAACGATCGATGCCAGTGCCAGTGCATCGGCGCAGCTTGGATTCGCATTCACGGACACCACATCGGATGTCAACGGAGACATCGCGGTGAACGCGTCCGGCGACATCGTGTTGACTGGAAACGGTACGCACTTCGCAACCATCGGGCATGGCGATGCCCCCGGAAACGATGACACCGGAAAGTCGGTTGCTGGTGATGTGACGGTCTCGGGAAGCAAGAATGTCTCGATCACCAAGGGCCACATTGGTCACATGATCGATGCCGGCGGAACTTACGCATCCGGTAGCACCATGGTCTACGCTGGACTGTCGGATTTCAGTGAAGACAACCCCGATCGTGACGTCGATGACTTCCATCAACCCTACATAATGATTTCAGACGCCGAATCGGAATTCGTCAGTGCAGCATTTGCAGACGACGGGAAACTGGGTTTCTATGTACCGGACGTCTCGCAGTTTCACATTGATCCCGACGCATCGCTTAACGGCGGTCACGCGACCGGTTCGGTGCCGACCAACTATGGTGGTCCAAGCGATCCCAACAACGACTACGCTGGCGAATACGTCGGCGACGCGGGACAGAACTGGTCCATTTTCTCCGCGCCGATTGGTCTAGAAATTCAAATTGGTGATTCCGCATCGGTCTACGGAGCGGACATCATCGATTTTGCGGACGTGACCTTACTAGGTGACAATTCGAATCTGTTTGGTGCGACCACCGAAGCCGAATTGAACCTTGCTGCGGACTATGACGGACTGAGCGGCGAATCCGATGCCGGCACGACTGTCCTGCAAATCAAAACCGATGACCTGAAGAAAGGTTACTACGTCAAACGCATCTATCGTGAAGGCGAAACGTTCGGGTCGGGGCCCGGCACCACCATCAACACCGCCGGCACTCACACGATCACCCCCGCGGAATTGACGATTCAGATTGATAGTCAAACGAAGCAGTATGGCGATCTATTCACTTGGGACGGTACCGAATTCGACGCCACCGGACTCGTTAACGGGCAAACAATTGACACTCTGACATTGGGTTCCGATGGTGCTGCCGCGACGGCAAACGTGACCGGTGGTCCGTACAGTATCACGTCCACGGCGATCACCGGATCGGACTTCAAGTCATCGAACTACGACATCCATTATAGCGCCGGTGCGCTTTCGGTGACGCGTGCTCCGTTGACCGTCAACCTAAACCCAATCACGAAAGCCGTGGGCTTGGAAGCGAATTTGACGGGCAGAGAGTTTTCGATCATCGGATTGAAAAACAACGATCTGGTGGAAAGTATCACCCAGACAAGCGATGGGATCCCTGCTGAAGCCATCGTGGGCGTCTACGAGCTTCTTGGCAGCCATCCAATCGGATCGGTCTTCGATGCCACCAACTATGAGATCACGATTGCAGATTCGACTTTGACGGTACTATCCCCCACCAATAACACTGCACACGACGTCTGGTCACGAGCTGGCTTGGCGGCCGGTTCGGTCAACCAGCTGCTTGGCGGAGGCGTGGGATCGATCAACAGCAGTCAACAGGGCAGCACGTCGGTCGAACTATCGGATTCCGGTTTGGGCAGCGATGCCGATGCCCCCACATCACCCGAAGACTCGACCCGGTAAACCAAAGCGGAATCCAACTTTGCCGCGTGAATCCTGGCCCCAGGATTCAGCGCCGGCATAGCGAGGGTCCAACCGATCCCATTGATGCCAACCCACGGCACGATCAAGCAGTGAAGACAGTTGGTCGCGGCGCGGCCAACGGTGCATCCGCGGTCGCTGGCTACCGCGTTTTCGAAAACTTTAGCGAAAACAACGCTTTGTTCGAGTTCAGCGACTGTGCCGGACGTTCATGTTGATCCCATTGTATGTCTGAGTGTGGTTATCGGGATTCGAAGTTCATCCATAGCGGATGCAGAGAACGGTGGTCGATCTAAACCTATTCAGGCTATGGATGGTCTGACAAGTCTTGGAACGACCAGCATTTTCGCAAATGCTGGCCGATGCCAAGGAAGACAAACGCTGAATAATTTCAACAGCGTTTTACGTCCTACTTTGAGACGCCCCGGTACCGCGGACGATGGCCAATGCTGTCGCACTTCGTGGTGGTCGTGGCGTCGGCGAGTAGGAAGGGGCAGATTTGGGGCAACAGGATGATGGATCGTCGTTTTCTAGTGGCAGTCGCCTTGGCTGCGATGGCACAGTTGGTATTTACCGAGCTTGCCCATTCGCAAAACTTTGAGCGATACCAACCGAAACTCTTTGGCCCGTTGAACGATCGTAAAATCGATCTCGACGCGACCTCAACGCCTGACGACGATACGCCCAGCAGCGATGTGGTGTTGGTCGATGCGCTCGAAGCGGTCATCATTCTGGATCACCCAGATGCGGTCGATCCACATGAATCCCACTCGGAACTGCAGGGAATTCACTCGCGGATCGGTTCCGCTTCCTCGTTGGCGAACTCGACCGCCGTCCACCGATCGATTCACTTGCACCTTGGCAAAGCGATCACGCTTCGCAATCTAAACC
Protein-coding regions in this window:
- the arsD gene encoding arsenite efflux transporter metallochaperone ArsD; this translates as MSKVEIYDKAMCCSTGVCGPQVDPALPKFAADLDWLKSQGHSVVRFNLSQNPAEYANRELVKQMLADEGVECLPLVIVDDRVVSRSEYPSRQNLALWTGTATQPKAGLPMADGGGCCGGNTGCC
- the arsA gene encoding arsenical pump-driving ATPase, which gives rise to MQFLSTPTRNLFFTGKGGVGKTSMACATAVQLADRGLRVLLVSTDPASNLDEVLGTPLSNDPTAIESVPNLMAMNIDPEAAAREYRERMVGPYRGVLPDAAVASMEEQFSGSCTLEIAAFDEFAKLLGDKQATSQFDHVIFDTAPTGHTLRLLTLPSAWSGFMDDNTSGTSCLGPLAGLQAQQAIYKQTVLALGDAAVTTLVLVTRPEPSAFREAQRTSQELRTLGVDNQHLIINGVFKSQTPSDAISVAMQSRGDEAVAGMPTEISELPRTTIPLASAGLMGVDSLRQVGQASQETNEVPVNVVDVDSYPAGLGSLIDELAAVGHGVILAMGKGGVGKTTVAAAVAVALAERGLDVHLSTTDPAAHIAATIAADEIAGLTVGRIDPAQETADYTSEVLQNAGRDLDAEGRALLEEDLRSPCTEEIAVFRAFAKAVSEGKDRFVVLDTAPTGHTVLLLDSALAYHREVSRQSQQITESVQELLPRLRDPNFTRVLVVTLPEATPVHEAAKLQEDLRRAEIEPFAWVINQSLVPLDVTDPTLRRRQQHELPFIDEVKSTLAKRVALVPWQSEPPTGRTQLQKLTQQTATER